A window of Loxodonta africana isolate mLoxAfr1 chromosome 3, mLoxAfr1.hap2, whole genome shotgun sequence genomic DNA:
ACAAGTGCCATGGCTTCCCCCATGCTACCTTCAGATGCATTACCGCCTGTGTGCACCTACACAATGGCCTCGAAGACAGTCTCCTGCTCCCGGGACACCAGGCATCTCGGGAAAGCCTAACGCAAACCAACAactccctctttttgtttttgttcactCTGATGCTCAGAGGGAAATTCTTTCTGCTCAGGCAAGCACAGCAGGTGGGAAGAGTATTTCCCCAACAGGTAATACCACCAAAACAGAAGCAAACACCCAAACCTTTACCCTCAATTCTGTTGCACACCCACTCCCCCTCACACCACCACAAAATAGTCGGAGAACTCCCCACACCCTGAAACGACCTTTCCCAAAGGGAAAAAGGACCCACTCTGGCTGCAGGATAAGTAAGACAATCAGAGAAGAGGTTAAGGTGCACAGGGGTTGCCCAGCTATGGGGGCAAGGGTGCCATGTGCCTACCTGGGAGAAGTTGAGCCCGTTGAGTGGGTGACACTGCTCCTCCACCCGCTCCACCGCGCCAGTGCTCTTCTTCATCTTCTCAGCCTGCTGGGCCAGGTAGAGGTCCAGCACTGGCACGCCTCGGGAGCGCACGTCGGTCTCCGTGAGTGAGTTCACCATGAGCATCACCCACACAGGCCTCTTTCGCTCCCAGTTGCCCGCAATGGCATTGAACAGGTAGTCTGCATAGAGCCCCTTGCCCCGCTGCGCGGGCGTCATCCACGAGGGCATCATCAGCTTCACATAGTCCAGGTGGCGCTTCAGGCGCCAGTACAGCTCTCGGGGCAGGACATCCTGCAGGTTCTCCCCGTGTGGCAGCAGTTGGCAGCTGGCCAGTGCTGAGATGGTGTAGGGGTCTGTCAGGTCCAGCTCAAAATAGACACGGGCGCTGGCCTGGAAGGCCGCCTTGGAGTTGTCTG
This region includes:
- the LOC135230728 gene encoding metalloprotease TIKI2-like; its protein translation is MHAALVGPLLAALLVTTRARPQPPDGGQCRPPGSQRDLNSFLWTIRRDPPAYLFGTIHVPYTRVWDFIPDNSKAAFQASARVYFELDLTDPYTISALASCQLLPHGENLQDVLPRELYWRLKRHLDYVKLMMPSWMTPAQRGKGLYADYLFNAIAGNWERKRPVWVMLMVNSLTETDVRSRGVPVLDLYLAQQAEKMKKSTGAVERVEEQCHPLNGLNFSQVGTWHPCPHSWATPVHLNLFSDCLTYPAARVGPFSLWERSFQGVGSSPTILWWCEGEWVCNRIEGKGLGVCFCFGGITCWGNTLPTCCACLSRKNFPLSIRVNKNKKRELLVCVRLSRDAWCPGSRRLSSRPLCRCTQAVMHLKVAWGKPWHLWLG